A genomic segment from Rhodospirillum centenum SW encodes:
- a CDS encoding KpsF/GutQ family sugar-phosphate isomerase, translated as MSAYDPIIASARDLLHIEAKTVLAQEQSLDDGFLNVVNHIGTRDTNTLVAGVGKSGLIARLLASKLASVGTRAWYYSTTDALHGELGGLRPDDLLILLSNSGQTRELVDLGRCAIQRGARVAAMVSRVPSALSRIADWTLRVHVEREATETRLPTASTAAMLALGDALVIAVARRRGFTVDEYARNHPGGTLGVVLGSRVADLMVKAPGGVALVTPETSVVETLLAMTRHPNGAALVVDADGRLAGIVTEGDVRRGLSAHGKNFLEMDTRACMGAAPRTCGPSITALEALEIMETPTQIYVLPVVDGDGRVLGLIRMHDIAGLEVEKTLG; from the coding sequence GTGTCCGCTTACGACCCGATCATCGCCTCCGCCCGCGATCTTCTCCACATCGAGGCGAAGACCGTGCTGGCCCAGGAGCAGAGCCTGGACGACGGTTTCCTGAACGTCGTCAATCATATCGGTACACGGGACACGAACACGCTGGTGGCGGGGGTCGGGAAATCCGGCCTGATCGCGCGCCTGCTGGCCAGCAAGCTGGCCTCGGTCGGCACACGCGCCTGGTATTACAGCACGACCGACGCGCTGCACGGCGAACTGGGCGGGCTGCGGCCGGACGATCTGCTGATCCTGCTGTCCAACAGCGGACAGACGCGCGAGCTGGTCGATCTCGGCCGCTGCGCCATCCAGCGCGGCGCCCGCGTCGCCGCCATGGTCTCCCGCGTGCCGTCGGCGCTGTCCCGCATCGCCGACTGGACCCTGCGCGTCCATGTCGAGCGCGAGGCGACGGAGACACGGCTGCCGACCGCCAGCACGGCGGCCATGCTGGCCCTGGGCGACGCGCTGGTGATCGCCGTGGCGCGCCGGCGCGGCTTCACGGTGGACGAGTACGCCCGCAACCATCCCGGCGGTACGCTGGGCGTGGTGCTGGGCTCCCGCGTTGCCGACCTGATGGTGAAGGCGCCGGGCGGGGTGGCCCTGGTCACGCCGGAGACGTCGGTGGTCGAGACGCTGCTGGCCATGACCCGTCACCCCAACGGCGCCGCCCTGGTGGTGGATGCCGACGGCCGTCTGGCCGGCATCGTCACCGAGGGCGACGTGCGCCGCGGCCTGTCCGCCCACGGCAAGAATTTCCTGGAGATGGATACGCGGGCCTGCATGGGCGCGGCACCGCGCACCTGCGGGCCGTCGATCACCGCGCTGGAGGCGCTGGAGATCATGGAGACGCCGACGCAGATCTATGTTCTGCCGGTCGTGGATGGAGACGGGCGTGTGCTTGGTCTGATCCGCATGCATGACATCGCCGGTCTTGAAGTTGAAAAAACCCTGGGCTGA
- a CDS encoding heme-dependent oxidative N-demethylase family protein translates to MQDADPDPAPDPATDPATAALPPEDMPWPFDTDGFRIGMGLRHLDPADWIRLDATWPDLLAERRHLLRERGAEVLLAPSGTEVAARDLLHRLASHLPARFPSLYARDGRMLLNRLTGESLDVSEAPPLETACLLVPEDLCLLRREAGAWRLAAGIVCFPNRWRLAEKAGRGLPGIHEPVPGYTERLAIPVDRFFDTLAPGRGVWRTNWSLNDDPALFQPGETAHLPADAGITAATAGDRLLLRVERQTLLALPESGAVVFGIRTYQRPLSRLSPAQARQFAAVLRDVPEDSARYKGLLRTREPALAVLDRRAAGEEISPPASRSG, encoded by the coding sequence ATGCAGGATGCCGACCCGGACCCCGCGCCAGATCCCGCGACGGACCCCGCGACGGCGGCGCTGCCGCCCGAGGACATGCCCTGGCCGTTCGATACGGACGGCTTCCGGATCGGCATGGGCCTGCGCCATCTGGACCCGGCAGACTGGATCCGCCTCGACGCGACCTGGCCGGACCTGCTGGCGGAACGGCGGCATCTGCTCCGCGAGCGGGGGGCGGAGGTTCTGCTGGCACCGTCCGGGACGGAGGTCGCGGCGCGGGACCTGCTGCACCGGCTCGCGTCGCATCTGCCGGCCCGTTTTCCGTCCCTCTACGCCCGTGACGGCCGGATGCTGCTGAACCGGCTGACCGGCGAATCCCTGGACGTCTCCGAGGCGCCGCCGCTGGAGACGGCCTGCCTGCTGGTGCCGGAGGACCTGTGCCTGCTGCGGCGGGAGGCCGGGGCATGGCGGCTGGCCGCCGGCATCGTCTGCTTCCCGAACCGTTGGCGGCTGGCGGAAAAGGCGGGGCGCGGCCTGCCCGGCATCCACGAGCCCGTGCCGGGCTATACCGAGCGGCTGGCGATACCGGTGGACCGTTTCTTCGACACGCTGGCGCCGGGGCGCGGCGTCTGGCGGACGAACTGGAGCCTGAACGACGACCCGGCCCTGTTCCAGCCCGGGGAGACGGCCCATCTGCCGGCGGATGCCGGGATCACCGCGGCGACGGCGGGGGACCGTCTGCTGCTGCGGGTGGAGCGGCAGACCCTGCTGGCCCTGCCGGAGAGCGGTGCCGTCGTCTTCGGCATCCGCACCTACCAGCGGCCGCTCTCCCGGCTGTCGCCGGCCCAGGCCCGACAGTTCGCGGCGGTGCTGCGCGACGTGCCGGAGGACAGCGCCCGCTACAAGGGACTGCTGCGGACGCGGGAACCGGCGCTGGCCGTGCTCGACCGACGCGCCGCCGGAGAGGAGATCAGTCCTCCAGCGTCTCGAAGCGGCTGA
- a CDS encoding replication initiator protein A gives MMKTIEEAHQLSLLDSPLIGSVKNERSIMVYNFFALTKEKRLDPIRYQDGKVTIEVKGTDAGIATIYDKEFLIYIASLMVDKMNRGEPVSQVFSFSGHDFFRVCRVSAGGKSYDRISGALERLQGTQIKTNIETGGEGTDEWFSWLKSAKAEYRKNTKGERVLKRITVELCDWLYRAILKDNRMLTYDPAYFDLPPLEKRLYEMARAHCGNQPGFKINLEKLRLRVGAETDLRQFRYKLAKIAEKKSPLPEYGFKLINDPNSEGGTKGQRTQLKKIMVVFWRIDRWREYDVSRFETLED, from the coding sequence ATGATGAAGACCATCGAAGAGGCGCATCAGCTTTCCCTCCTCGACAGCCCGCTGATCGGCAGCGTCAAGAATGAACGCTCGATCATGGTCTACAACTTCTTCGCGCTCACGAAGGAGAAGCGGCTGGATCCGATCCGCTATCAGGACGGCAAGGTCACGATCGAGGTGAAGGGCACGGATGCCGGCATCGCCACCATCTACGACAAGGAATTCCTGATCTACATCGCCTCGCTGATGGTCGACAAGATGAACCGCGGCGAGCCGGTGAGCCAGGTCTTCAGCTTCTCCGGGCACGATTTCTTCCGGGTCTGCCGCGTGTCCGCCGGGGGCAAGTCCTACGACCGCATCTCCGGGGCGTTGGAGCGGCTGCAAGGTACGCAGATCAAGACCAACATCGAGACGGGCGGCGAAGGCACCGACGAGTGGTTCAGCTGGCTGAAGTCGGCCAAGGCGGAATACCGCAAGAACACCAAGGGCGAGCGCGTCCTGAAGCGGATCACGGTGGAGCTGTGCGACTGGCTCTACCGCGCCATCCTCAAGGACAACCGGATGCTGACCTACGATCCGGCCTATTTCGACCTGCCGCCGCTGGAGAAGCGCCTCTATGAGATGGCGCGCGCCCATTGCGGCAACCAGCCGGGCTTCAAGATCAATCTGGAGAAGCTGCGGCTGCGCGTGGGTGCGGAGACCGACCTGCGCCAGTTCCGCTACAAGCTGGCCAAGATCGCCGAGAAGAAAAGCCCCCTGCCCGAATACGGCTTCAAGCTGATCAACGACCCGAATTCCGAGGGCGGGACCAAGGGCCAGCGCACCCAGCTCAAGAAGATCATGGTCGTGTTCTGGCGCATCGACCGCTGGCGCGAATACGACGTCAGCCGCTTCGAGACGCTGGAGGACTGA
- a CDS encoding MFS transporter: MSTATTTAPGTGNQPVGAWTPLRRPVFRALWLATLVSNVGTWMHDVGAAWMMATLAPSPLMVALVQAATTLPVFLLALPSGVLADIFDRRRFLIQAQLWGAAAAAGLGAAALAGLVTPPVLLLFTFLIGVSAAASAPAFQAIVPELVPRSELPAAVALNSLSINVSRAIGPAVGGFIVAASGPVAVFVLNAVSFFAVIAVLLTWRREVPSSGLPREPFFGAMRTGLRYVRSAPDFRRVLVRAMAFFFSASAVWALLPVVARDRLGLDATGYGFLLAALGAGAVGGALVLPRLRRRFSNNRLSVGATVLFAAVSVALALLRQPAAAGIALALAGAGWITVLSSFHVAGQTSLPGWVKARGLSLFLVVFFGAMAAGSSLWGHVAASHGIPAALLAAAAGLILGLGVVPWNPLRAMDQGDLVPSAHWQPPPVHAEPAPDRGPALVTVEYRIPAAGTAAFLGHMRDLEASRRRGGAVDWAVYEDVARPGRWLETFVTANWLDHLRQHDRVTMADRRLQEAIMALCEPGTTPQVEHFVGPARGRSTGAMTSAPE, from the coding sequence ATGAGTACCGCGACGACCACAGCCCCCGGCACGGGGAACCAACCCGTCGGCGCCTGGACCCCGCTACGCCGTCCGGTCTTCCGGGCGCTCTGGCTGGCGACGCTCGTCTCCAACGTCGGCACCTGGATGCATGATGTGGGTGCCGCCTGGATGATGGCGACGCTCGCCCCCAGCCCGCTGATGGTGGCGCTGGTGCAGGCGGCGACGACGCTGCCGGTCTTCCTGCTGGCGCTGCCGTCGGGCGTGCTGGCCGACATCTTCGACCGCCGCCGCTTCCTGATCCAGGCCCAGCTCTGGGGAGCCGCCGCGGCCGCGGGGCTGGGGGCGGCGGCGCTGGCCGGGCTGGTGACGCCGCCCGTGCTGCTGCTCTTCACCTTCCTGATCGGCGTCTCGGCCGCCGCGTCCGCCCCGGCCTTCCAGGCCATCGTGCCGGAACTGGTGCCGCGGTCGGAACTGCCGGCAGCGGTGGCGCTGAACAGCCTCTCCATCAATGTCAGCCGTGCCATCGGCCCGGCGGTCGGCGGCTTCATCGTAGCGGCGTCGGGGCCGGTGGCCGTCTTCGTCCTGAACGCCGTCAGCTTCTTCGCCGTCATCGCCGTGCTGCTGACCTGGCGACGCGAGGTCCCCTCCAGCGGGCTGCCGCGGGAACCGTTCTTCGGCGCCATGCGCACGGGCCTGCGCTATGTCCGTTCCGCCCCGGACTTCCGCCGCGTGCTGGTCCGGGCCATGGCCTTCTTCTTCTCCGCCAGCGCCGTCTGGGCCCTGCTGCCGGTGGTGGCGCGGGACCGGCTGGGGCTGGACGCGACGGGCTACGGCTTCCTGCTGGCGGCCCTGGGGGCCGGGGCCGTCGGTGGAGCACTGGTGCTGCCGCGGCTGCGCCGGCGCTTCTCCAACAACCGGCTGTCGGTCGGGGCGACAGTGCTGTTCGCCGCCGTCTCCGTGGCGCTGGCGCTGCTGCGGCAGCCGGCGGCGGCGGGGATCGCCCTGGCACTGGCCGGGGCCGGCTGGATCACGGTGCTGTCCAGCTTCCATGTCGCCGGCCAGACCTCCCTGCCGGGCTGGGTCAAGGCCCGCGGTCTGTCGCTGTTCCTGGTCGTCTTCTTCGGCGCCATGGCGGCGGGCAGCAGCCTCTGGGGTCATGTCGCCGCCAGCCACGGCATCCCTGCGGCTCTGCTGGCCGCGGCCGCCGGTCTGATCCTCGGCCTCGGGGTGGTGCCATGGAATCCCCTGCGCGCCATGGACCAGGGCGATCTGGTACCCTCCGCCCACTGGCAACCCCCGCCCGTCCATGCCGAGCCCGCCCCCGACCGCGGCCCGGCCCTGGTGACGGTGGAATACCGCATCCCGGCCGCCGGCACGGCCGCCTTCCTGGGTCACATGCGGGATCTGGAGGCCAGCCGCCGGCGCGGCGGTGCGGTGGACTGGGCCGTCTATGAGGATGTGGCCCGGCCGGGCCGCTGGCTGGAAACCTTCGTCACCGCGAACTGGCTGGACCATCTGCGCCAGCACGACCGCGTAACGATGGCGGACCGGCGCCTGCAAGAGGCCATCATGGCTCTTTGCGAACCCGGAACGACCCCGCAGGTGGAGCATTTCGTCGGCCCGGCCCGCGGTCGTTCCACGGGCGCAATGACATCCGCTCCGGAATAG